CCTGCTGCCCCTGGTGCAGGCGCGCCTGCTGGCCCGGGCCATTCGTGGTGAGGCCGATGTGGACGGCGCACCGGCCAGCTATGTTCCCTATCTGATTCGCTGAGCGAGCATGTTGGTCATCGTTTGCTATGACGTGAACACCGAGACCCGCGAGGGGCGGCGGCGCCTGCGGCGCGTCGCCAAGCTGTGCGAGGCCACTGGGCAACGCGTGCAGAAGTCGGTCTTCGAGTGCCAGATCGACCTGGCCCATATGGAAGAACTGGAGCGCAAGCTGCGGGCCGCCATGGACGAGACGCAGGACTGTCTGCGGCTCTACCGCCTGCCCGAGACCCGCGGGGCCGAAGTGCGCGAGTACGGGCGCTTCAAGGCGGTGGACTTTGAGGCCCCCTTGGTGCTCTGAAGCCAGGCCTGCGCGAACCCCCAGTGATGGCTTCTCACGCCATGGGTTCGCGTTCCGCTGCCGGCGCCGTGCTGATGCAGTGTTGCCGGCATTTCCGGGCGTTCGCACCGGGCACTTCCATCGGGGGTTCGCGCGGCACGGCAGAATTCCGCCGCTCCCACAAGCACTTGCAATGACGGAGCACCGCCCGCCTTCACCGGCGGGCGCGGATTGAAACGGCGTGGGCCTATGGCACGGTCCCGCAATCTGGGCACCGCCCGCCTTCACCGGCGGGCGCGGATTGAAACGCCCTGGCCGGCGCGACGATCCCGCCCGGCCTTGCACCGCCCGCCTTCACCGGCGGGCGCGGATTGAAACTTGGCTTGACGCTTACAGTTTGTCGCGAGTTGCGGCACCGCCCGCCTTCACCGGCGGGCGCGGATTGAAACATGTGCGGCCTTTCATGCCACGGGAACGCCGCCCGCACCGCCCGCCTTCACCGGCGGGCGCGGATTGAAACGTCAGTCTCACGCAGCCAATCGACACCACCAATGCGCACCGCCCGCCTTCACCGGCGGGCGCGGATTGAAACATCGAATGGGATTTGAGGCATGGCCGCGCGTGGCGGCACCGCCCGCCTTCACCGGCGGGCGCGGATTGAAACCTGTTGAGCCGCGCTCAGGGTCGGGGGCTGTGGTGCACCGCCCGCCTTCACCGGCGGGCGCGGATTGAAACGTTGAAGTGGTGAACAACGCCGCCAGCGGCACGGCACCGCCCGCCTTCACCGGCGGGCGCGGATTGAAACCGCGTGGCCGAGCCGCATCACGATGGGACGCCGCGCACCGCCCGCCTTCACCGGCGGGCGCGGATTGAAACTGGCTAGGATTGAGGCGGTAGGCGCTAGCTTCGGCACCGCCCGCCTTCACCGGCGGGCGCGGATTG
Above is a window of Inhella inkyongensis DNA encoding:
- the cas2 gene encoding CRISPR-associated endonuclease Cas2; the protein is MLVIVCYDVNTETREGRRRLRRVAKLCEATGQRVQKSVFECQIDLAHMEELERKLRAAMDETQDCLRLYRLPETRGAEVREYGRFKAVDFEAPLVL